One stretch of Francisella sp. LA112445 DNA includes these proteins:
- the bioA gene encoding adenosylmethionine--8-amino-7-oxononanoate transaminase, which produces MKYSTNIWHPCTQMKDFEKVPPLSINKTEGSYIYTKDNRKLFDAISSWWCKSLGHRHPYIVDRLKNQLDKFEHTIFANTTNEEVEHFSNRICKLTSMDKTLYAADGSCAVEIALKMTIHLRQLRDQKSKTKFVCLENSYHGETLATMSVSDCGLYSDPYKACLFDSLVIRDIPYVNGKTDPLWEDAKHHWDKTEEFLEQNKQSINALIVEPLCQGAGGMLLYSKDYLSRLCKWCKQNDIYIIFDEIMTGVGRLGKLFALDYLDISPDFLCISKGITSGVIPFSVTLTKNQYYDMFYKDKMSEAFLHSHTHSGNILGVVAANSVLDIFEQVNILNNVTNLETLMHNYFSEIQQEIPILKNIRNLGGMIAADLDIDKYRFGFDVYKESIKLGALLRPLGNTLYWLPPLNSKPDDIINLKQVTKQAIINAVEKL; this is translated from the coding sequence ATGAAGTATAGCACTAATATTTGGCATCCTTGTACACAAATGAAAGACTTTGAAAAAGTTCCTCCTCTAAGTATAAATAAGACAGAAGGTAGCTATATATATACAAAAGATAATAGAAAGCTTTTTGATGCTATATCTAGTTGGTGGTGTAAGTCATTAGGACATAGACATCCATATATCGTAGATAGATTAAAGAATCAGCTTGATAAGTTTGAGCACACAATATTTGCTAATACAACTAATGAAGAAGTTGAACATTTTAGTAATAGAATATGTAAATTAACATCAATGGATAAAACATTATATGCTGCGGATGGTTCATGTGCTGTAGAAATTGCTTTAAAAATGACGATACATTTACGCCAACTTAGAGATCAAAAGTCTAAAACTAAGTTTGTTTGTCTTGAAAACTCTTATCATGGTGAGACTTTAGCAACTATGAGTGTTAGTGATTGTGGTTTATATTCTGATCCTTATAAAGCTTGTTTGTTTGATAGTTTAGTCATAAGAGATATACCATACGTTAATGGTAAAACAGATCCTCTGTGGGAGGATGCAAAACATCATTGGGATAAGACAGAGGAGTTTTTAGAACAAAATAAGCAAAGTATAAATGCACTAATAGTTGAGCCTCTATGTCAAGGAGCTGGAGGTATGTTGCTATATAGTAAAGACTATCTTAGCAGACTATGTAAATGGTGTAAGCAAAATGATATTTATATTATTTTTGATGAAATTATGACAGGTGTTGGAAGGCTAGGTAAGTTATTTGCATTAGATTATTTAGATATTTCGCCAGATTTTTTGTGTATATCAAAAGGTATTACATCAGGAGTCATACCTTTTAGTGTTACTCTAACAAAAAACCAATATTATGATATGTTTTATAAAGATAAAATGTCTGAAGCTTTTTTACACTCACATACTCATAGTGGCAATATTCTTGGAGTAGTAGCAGCAAATAGCGTTTTAGATATTTTTGAACAGGTAAATATATTAAATAATGTAACTAATCTAGAAACTCTAATGCACAATTACTTCTCAGAGATACAACAAGAAATTCCTATTTTAAAAAATATTAGAAATCTTGGAGGTATGATTGCCGCGGATTTAGATATAGATAAATATAGATTTGGCTTTGATGTTTATAAAGAATCTATTAAATTAGGCGCATTACTCAGACCACTTGGTAATACACTTTATTGGCTACCACCTTTAAATTCAAAGCCAGATGATATTATTAATTTAAAACAAGTTACGAAACAAGCAATTATAAATGCTGTTGAAAAGCTCTAA
- a CDS encoding TauD/TfdA family dioxygenase, with the protein MLNTNLWKNNDIFDKHPESFYDLNSNDIDDINHALNQAIELNLPYFALRKGDICLGNFKNKLLKFRKIIENGSGIVRLRGLPISKYSHGELKLIFYIICLELGSPVPSKFSGEMLSTIDTLDDSRNTTKDGKTISWPRSTKFLQFHTDIICDINCLFYLQKAKQGGELFVANSLALYDYFFYNNPDTLNELCKPFYYKQHPLNLGKKEDFFSLPVFSINEGKLMGHCVPGSILAAIEDKNIPCMSKSQIEALNSFIELVNSDQYSFNLDQKEGDIVFLNSFKTMHARTEYKDFSNNKKRTLFRVLLYAFKYYELTTPEGVRKNGYIKIVPDMVC; encoded by the coding sequence ATGTTAAATACTAACTTATGGAAAAATAATGATATTTTTGATAAGCATCCTGAAAGTTTCTATGATTTAAATAGTAATGATATAGATGATATTAATCATGCACTAAATCAGGCAATTGAATTAAATTTACCATACTTTGCTTTACGAAAAGGCGATATTTGTCTTGGCAATTTTAAAAATAAGTTATTAAAGTTTCGCAAAATTATTGAAAATGGTAGTGGCATTGTCAGGCTGCGAGGGCTTCCTATAAGCAAATACTCACATGGGGAGTTAAAGTTAATTTTTTATATTATATGTTTAGAGCTAGGCTCTCCTGTACCATCTAAATTTTCTGGAGAAATGTTATCTACTATTGATACACTTGATGATTCAAGAAATACTACTAAGGATGGCAAAACGATTAGTTGGCCAAGATCTACAAAGTTTTTACAGTTCCATACAGATATTATTTGTGACATTAATTGTCTTTTTTATTTACAAAAAGCAAAGCAGGGTGGCGAGCTTTTTGTTGCAAATAGCTTAGCCTTATATGATTATTTTTTTTATAATAACCCAGATACACTTAATGAGTTATGTAAACCATTTTATTATAAACAGCACCCTTTAAATCTAGGGAAGAAAGAAGACTTTTTTAGTTTGCCAGTTTTTAGTATTAATGAAGGAAAACTAATGGGACACTGTGTTCCTGGATCAATTCTTGCAGCAATAGAAGATAAGAATATTCCTTGTATGTCAAAGTCACAAATTGAGGCTTTAAATAGCTTTATTGAATTAGTTAATAGTGATCAATATTCTTTTAATTTAGACCAAAAAGAAGGAGATATTGTTTTTCTTAACTCTTTTAAAACAATGCATGCTCGTACTGAGTATAAGGACTTTTCTAACAATAAAAAGAGAACACTTTTTAGAGTTCTACTTTATGCTTTCAAGTATTATGAATTAACAACCCCCGAAGGTGTTAGAAAAAATGGTTATATAAAAATAGTTCCTGATATGGTTTGCTAA
- a CDS encoding histidine-type phosphatase: protein MNLKKVTTLLATGLFSISMGFSADNVTVKKDNSISNGKLIFAATLIRHGDRTPYMPIKNPQYSYSWKGGNGELTPLGMRQEYKLGKHIRQLYMDKYHLLPKTYSNGTIISLAGQENRLVVSTESFLYGLYPLGTGPKLDSGLPALPGALNPIPIFTLPNAPVFDIGSGKESQVFNKLAEKEVHTQAVWKKYNDEISNKQLDKWSKIAGYKITNLSDAGGFFDDLHVRTIYNVPFPKGISMKTYDKYYPLSNWAGLYELGPKNIGDLLGSPFLGNLNKYLSSKINDQNTKLKYVVYGGHDTTIAIVMSALGDPIYKNPHYASYMNFELFKINNNYRVNITYNGKDIKIPACDNKSYCSYDKFNKLVNNALAQRNKMLSKYK from the coding sequence ATGAATTTAAAAAAGGTTACTACATTACTAGCTACTGGTTTATTCAGTATATCAATGGGGTTTTCTGCAGATAATGTTACTGTAAAAAAAGATAACTCTATATCTAATGGCAAACTTATATTCGCTGCGACTTTGATTAGGCATGGAGATAGAACTCCATATATGCCAATTAAAAATCCTCAATATAGCTATTCATGGAAAGGCGGTAATGGCGAATTAACACCTCTTGGAATGAGACAAGAGTATAAACTTGGAAAGCATATAAGACAACTTTATATGGATAAATATCATCTTTTACCAAAAACATACTCTAATGGAACAATTATATCTTTAGCAGGACAAGAAAATAGACTAGTTGTTAGTACTGAATCCTTTTTATATGGTCTATATCCTCTTGGGACAGGTCCAAAACTAGATTCAGGCTTACCTGCATTGCCAGGGGCGTTAAATCCAATTCCTATATTTACTTTGCCAAATGCTCCAGTATTTGATATTGGATCTGGAAAAGAGTCTCAAGTATTTAATAAACTTGCAGAAAAAGAAGTTCACACACAAGCTGTATGGAAAAAATATAATGATGAAATATCTAATAAACAGTTAGACAAATGGTCAAAAATTGCAGGATATAAAATAACAAATCTTTCTGATGCAGGTGGATTTTTTGATGATTTACATGTTCGTACTATCTACAATGTTCCTTTCCCTAAAGGTATTAGCATGAAAACTTATGATAAGTATTATCCATTAAGTAATTGGGCAGGTTTATATGAGCTTGGTCCAAAAAATATTGGAGATTTACTTGGATCACCATTCTTAGGTAACTTAAATAAATATTTGTCATCAAAAATTAATGATCAGAATACGAAGCTTAAGTACGTTGTTTATGGAGGTCATGATACTACTATAGCAATAGTGATGAGTGCTCTTGGTGACCCTATATATAAAAACCCTCATTATGCATCATATATGAATTTTGAGTTATTTAAAATCAACAATAATTATAGAGTGAATATAACTTATAATGGTAAAGACATTAAGATTCCAGCATGTGACAATAAGAGTTATTGTAGCTATGATAAGTTTAATAAACTAGTTAATAATGCTTTAGCTCAAAGAAATAAAATGCTTAGTAAATATAAATAA